One Marinifilum sp. JC120 genomic window carries:
- a CDS encoding SAM-dependent DNA methyltransferase has translation MVNFTATANLIWAVADLLRGDFKRSQYGRIILPFTLLRRLECVLEPTKADVLKTAERYKEDQDALPKMLKRASKHQFYNTSPMNLSKLGETQILDNLEAYVQSFSSEAREIFEHFHFSDFLEQLDQANLLFLVVKEFIKMDLSPQKISNFEMGLAFEELIRKFAESSNETAGEHFTPRDIVHLATNLVFMDDDESLTQDGAVRTLYDPTAGTGGFLSEGTALMSEMNKNAFIRVYGQELNPESYAICKGDMLIKAQDITQIKLGNTLSDDQLPYEKFDYMLSNPPFGVDWKKVQKVINDEHKEKDKGRFEPGLPRVSDGSLLFLLHLVSKMRPAEEGGSRIGIILNGSPLFTGGAGSGESEIRRHILESDLLEGIIALPTDMFYNTGIATYIWILCNRKSEERKGKVQLINATDMFVPMRRSLGSKRRLIDDDQIDELVRLFGHFEAGETCKIFDSTAFGYRRITVERPLQLAFYPHEEARITALTEDKPWAKWPDELQESTLDVLADLDEKYLSRDVFKKALKDAGLKLSPPQFKLLQKHISKHDPEAEVCKTKGKIEPDPSLRDYENVPLSESVEDYFAREVLPHVPDAWIDEKKIDEKDKKPGIVGYEIPFNRHFYKYVPPRPLEEIDAELDAVSAEIMDLLREVHS, from the coding sequence ATGGTCAATTTCACAGCTACTGCGAATCTTATCTGGGCTGTCGCGGATTTGTTGCGTGGTGATTTTAAGAGATCTCAATATGGGCGTATCATTTTGCCATTTACTCTGTTGCGTCGTCTTGAATGTGTTCTGGAGCCGACAAAGGCGGATGTTTTAAAAACCGCCGAGCGATATAAAGAGGATCAAGACGCTCTTCCGAAGATGCTTAAGCGTGCATCTAAGCATCAATTTTATAATACTTCTCCCATGAATCTCAGCAAGCTTGGTGAAACTCAGATTCTCGATAACCTTGAAGCTTATGTGCAGTCCTTTAGTTCCGAAGCCAGAGAAATTTTTGAGCATTTTCATTTTTCAGATTTTCTTGAGCAATTGGATCAGGCAAACTTATTGTTTCTGGTGGTGAAAGAATTCATTAAAATGGACCTTTCCCCCCAAAAAATTAGCAACTTTGAAATGGGGCTGGCATTTGAAGAACTGATCCGGAAATTTGCTGAATCATCTAATGAAACTGCCGGGGAGCATTTTACACCACGTGATATAGTACATCTGGCAACAAATCTTGTTTTCATGGATGACGATGAAAGTTTGACTCAAGATGGAGCTGTACGCACTCTTTATGATCCGACTGCGGGAACCGGAGGCTTTCTTTCCGAGGGTACTGCTCTTATGTCAGAGATGAACAAGAACGCATTTATTCGCGTGTACGGTCAGGAGCTTAACCCAGAGTCTTACGCCATTTGTAAGGGTGATATGCTTATCAAGGCTCAGGACATTACTCAGATTAAACTAGGTAACACTCTGTCAGATGATCAGTTGCCATATGAGAAATTTGATTACATGCTTTCCAACCCTCCTTTTGGCGTGGATTGGAAAAAGGTTCAGAAAGTCATCAATGATGAACATAAAGAAAAGGACAAGGGACGATTTGAACCCGGCTTACCCCGTGTTTCTGATGGTTCTTTGCTGTTTCTTCTGCATCTTGTCAGCAAAATGCGTCCCGCAGAAGAAGGCGGTTCCCGTATCGGTATTATTCTGAACGGATCACCTCTGTTTACTGGCGGTGCAGGTTCCGGTGAAAGTGAGATTCGCCGTCACATTCTTGAAAGTGATTTGCTCGAAGGCATCATCGCTCTACCCACAGACATGTTTTATAATACGGGCATAGCCACTTATATCTGGATTCTTTGCAACCGGAAGAGTGAAGAGCGTAAGGGCAAGGTGCAGCTTATTAACGCTACTGATATGTTTGTACCTATGCGTAGGTCGCTTGGTTCTAAGCGCAGGTTGATTGATGATGATCAGATTGATGAATTAGTCCGTTTGTTCGGTCATTTTGAAGCTGGTGAGACCTGCAAAATTTTTGATTCCACCGCCTTTGGCTACCGCCGTATTACCGTAGAGCGTCCTTTACAGCTTGCTTTTTACCCCCATGAGGAAGCACGGATTACCGCGCTTACTGAAGACAAGCCATGGGCTAAGTGGCCTGATGAGTTGCAGGAGTCCACTCTGGATGTTCTTGCCGATCTGGATGAGAAATACCTTTCCCGCGATGTGTTTAAGAAAGCCCTCAAGGATGCTGGACTGAAGCTTTCACCTCCGCAGTTTAAATTGCTCCAGAAACATATTTCCAAACATGACCCAGAAGCCGAGGTTTGCAAAACCAAGGGTAAGATTGAGCCAGATCCGTCTCTTCGCGATTATGAGAACGTCCCTCTTTCTGAATCCGTAGAAGATTACTTCGCTCGTGAGGTGTTGCCGCATGTGCCTGATGCATGGATTGATGAGAAGAAGATTGACGAAAAGGATAAGAAGCCCGGAATTGTCGGCTATGAGATTCCTTTCAATCGCCATTTTTACAAGTACGTTCCGCCCCGTCCTTTGGAAGAGATTGATGCTGAGCTTGACGCAGTAAGTGCCGAGATCATGGACCTTCTGAGGGAGGTTCATTCCTAA